The genomic region ATGTCATATACAGGAATTTTGAGTCTCAAAGATATTTGTCACTACGGTAAACGGTGTACCGCTACAGAGAAAATCACGAAGAAAATATCAACTGGCCAAAGTAAAACCGTTGTGCAGTGTAAGAAATATATAATCCAGAAAGACAAAGTCTCAGAGGAAATGATTTATTACATTGGGAAACAAAAGCAAATAATTTTAAAAGATCCTATCCCCTTAAAAGAGCTATATCCAACAATCAAACATGTTTATGACCAAAACGGTGTACTGATTGGTCGAAGAAAAAATGGAGTCTTGCGTTGTACCGCAAAAGGGATGGGGCGTTTGATCGGCTGAATTGATCATTCTCATAACTTGTATTTTATCGTTTTTCGCTTGCTTGAAAATATTGTCGAGACTTCTAAAGGAACTTAGAGTCACTAGAAAAATAAGGAGTAGACTTGATCTATCAACAATTCCCTTCGGGGAGTGACGGGGTAGGTTTTAACGATTGGTAACGTAAAAAATTGGTCAATCGAGTAAATGCGCTTGTTTGGATAGTGGTGAAATGAATTTGTGTAAATAATAAGCGCAGAGTAAACAAGAGGGAATTTAGAAGTTAGACAAGTTAGAATAGCGTCTAGATTAATCATGAGCAGCTACTAAGGGATCTAGACTTTGACGCAAACTCATGGAATAAGGAGTAGGTCTTCTCGTAATGGGGAGGACGCACAAGAAATTGTGTCGTGTGCTGCAGTACATG from Enterococcus faecium harbors:
- the traE gene encoding type IV conjugative transfer system protein TraE, coding for MSYTGILSLKDICHYGKRCTATEKITKKISTGQSKTVVQCKKYIIQKDKVSEEMIYYIGKQKQIILKDPIPLKELYPTIKHVYDQNGVLIGRRKNGVLRCTAKGMGRLIG